In Halomarina salina, one DNA window encodes the following:
- the gatD gene encoding Glu-tRNA(Gln) amidotransferase subunit GatD → MNPGDRVRVDRVGDATGDAVYEGILLPSSTETEVVVKLDGGYNVGIDRADSEVTVLESDVYSVGESESGDGSSIEFDDDLPTVSLISTGGTIASTVDYRTGAVTAQFDAEDVLRAVPDLAGRANYRGRVVANILSENMTPDVWQDLAHAVYEEIEAGADGVVVMHGTDTMQYTASALSFMLDTPVPIVFTGSQRSADRPSSDNVMNAVCAVEAAKSDCAEVLLCMHATESDDRCALHRGTRVRKNHTSRRDAFETVGSRPLGEVDYARLGDELGDHDGAEASDAVSFRRPHVERDERDLALHDDLETDVELLKFVPGMDPAFLDVCEGKAGVVLEGTGLGHVHTGFIERIEELVDDGTTVVMTSQCVEGRVCDRVYDTGRDLLDAGVVEGEDVLPETALVKLMWTLANDDDPAAAMARPVAGEVTPRSVPWT, encoded by the coding sequence ATGAATCCTGGAGACCGCGTGCGGGTCGACCGCGTGGGTGACGCCACGGGCGACGCCGTCTACGAGGGCATCCTGCTCCCCTCCTCGACGGAGACGGAGGTGGTGGTGAAACTCGACGGCGGCTACAACGTCGGTATCGACCGCGCAGACAGCGAGGTGACGGTGCTGGAGTCCGACGTCTACAGCGTCGGCGAGAGCGAGTCGGGCGACGGGTCGAGCATCGAGTTCGACGACGACCTGCCGACCGTCTCGCTCATCTCGACGGGCGGGACCATCGCCTCGACGGTCGACTACCGAACCGGCGCGGTCACCGCCCAGTTCGACGCCGAGGACGTCCTCCGGGCCGTCCCCGATCTGGCGGGCCGGGCGAACTACCGCGGTCGGGTCGTCGCCAACATCCTCTCGGAGAACATGACGCCCGACGTCTGGCAGGACCTCGCTCACGCTGTGTACGAGGAGATAGAGGCGGGCGCGGACGGCGTCGTCGTGATGCACGGCACGGACACGATGCAGTACACCGCCAGTGCGCTGTCGTTCATGCTCGACACGCCCGTCCCCATCGTCTTCACGGGCAGTCAGCGCTCGGCCGACCGCCCCTCCTCGGACAACGTGATGAACGCGGTCTGCGCCGTCGAGGCCGCGAAGAGCGACTGCGCGGAGGTGCTGCTCTGCATGCACGCCACCGAGTCCGACGACCGCTGTGCCCTGCATCGCGGCACGCGCGTCCGGAAGAACCACACCTCCCGCCGGGACGCCTTCGAGACGGTCGGGTCGAGACCGCTCGGCGAGGTCGACTACGCGCGCCTCGGCGACGAACTGGGCGACCACGACGGCGCGGAGGCGAGTGATGCCGTGTCGTTCCGCCGCCCGCACGTCGAGCGCGACGAGCGAGACCTGGCGCTCCACGACGACCTGGAGACGGACGTGGAACTGCTGAAGTTCGTCCCCGGCATGGACCCGGCGTTCCTCGACGTCTGCGAGGGGAAGGCGGGCGTCGTCCTCGAAGGCACGGGTCTCGGGCACGTCCACACCGGGTTCATCGAGCGCATCGAGGAGTTGGTCGACGACGGCACGACCGTCGTGATGACCAGCCAGTGCGTCGAGGGCCGGGTCTGTGACCGCGTCTACGACACCGGTCGCGACCTGCTCGACGCGGGCGTCGTCGAGGGCGAGGACGTGCTCCCGGAGACGGCGCTGGTGAAGCTGATGTGGACGCTGGCGAACGACGACGACCCGGCGGCCGCGATGGCGCGACCCGTCGCCGGCGAGGTGACTCCCCGGTCGGTGCCGTGGACATGA
- a CDS encoding GNAT family N-acetyltransferase has protein sequence MSTSVELRQARPEDRDDVVAFTQDTWADREAEDYIQHVYDDWIAGDGDRQRTFVLDVNDGEDVAGICQGVLLSDDEAWAQGMRVNGDYRGHGVSLDLTHGLFDWAADAGATVCRNMVFSWNVAGLGQSRAAGFEPGTEFRWAHPDPDPDAESDHEVTDDPTAAWRYWTDSHARDHLRGLALDANESWAVSELTPEKLATAADETAVFAVHDEGLRGMAYRTRTYDRPNDEGEQVTWAEYGVGAWESVDHARSLFAAVQRDAASVDADRTRVLIPETAYHVSDAAYARAGVSDEPDFVMAADLTDW, from the coding sequence ATGAGCACGAGCGTCGAACTGCGACAGGCCCGCCCCGAGGACCGGGACGACGTCGTCGCCTTCACGCAGGACACGTGGGCCGACCGCGAGGCCGAGGACTACATCCAGCACGTCTACGACGACTGGATAGCGGGCGACGGCGACCGCCAGCGGACGTTCGTCCTCGACGTGAACGACGGCGAGGACGTCGCGGGCATCTGTCAGGGCGTCCTCCTGAGCGACGACGAGGCGTGGGCACAGGGGATGCGCGTCAACGGCGACTACCGGGGCCACGGCGTCAGCCTCGACCTGACACACGGCCTGTTCGACTGGGCGGCCGACGCCGGGGCCACCGTCTGCCGGAACATGGTGTTCTCGTGGAACGTCGCCGGACTCGGTCAGTCGCGGGCCGCCGGGTTCGAACCGGGGACGGAGTTCCGCTGGGCGCACCCCGACCCGGACCCGGACGCCGAGAGCGACCACGAGGTGACGGACGACCCGACCGCCGCGTGGCGCTACTGGACGGACTCCCACGCCCGCGACCACCTCCGGGGGCTGGCACTGGACGCGAACGAGTCGTGGGCCGTCTCGGAACTCACCCCAGAGAAACTCGCGACGGCGGCCGACGAGACGGCCGTCTTCGCGGTCCACGACGAGGGATTGCGCGGGATGGCCTACCGGACCCGGACCTACGACCGCCCGAACGACGAGGGTGAGCAGGTCACCTGGGCGGAGTACGGCGTCGGCGCGTGGGAGAGCGTGGACCACGCCCGGTCGCTGTTCGCGGCCGTCCAGCGCGACGCCGCCTCGGTGGACGCCGACCGCACGCGGGTCCTGATTCCCGAGACGGCCTACCACGTCTCCGACGCGGCGTACGCTCGCGCCGGCGTCTCCGACGAACCGGACTTCGTGATGGCGGCCGACCTCACCGACTGGTAG
- a CDS encoding ubiquitin-like small modifier protein 1, with product MRWKLFANLAETAGERETEVDVEPGATLRDALDALFDRHPELREQVTDDDGTLHDHVRVLRNSTDPFVEGEGYETTLEADDELAMFPPVSGG from the coding sequence ATGCGCTGGAAGCTGTTCGCCAACCTCGCCGAGACGGCGGGCGAACGCGAGACGGAGGTCGACGTGGAACCGGGGGCGACGCTCCGCGACGCCCTCGACGCCCTGTTCGACCGCCACCCCGAACTCCGCGAGCAGGTCACCGACGACGACGGGACGCTCCACGACCACGTCCGCGTCCTCCGGAACTCGACCGACCCGTTCGTCGAGGGCGAGGGCTACGAGACGACGCTGGAGGCGGACGACGAACTGGCGATGTTCCCGCCCGTCTCCGGCGGGTGA
- a CDS encoding potassium transporter TrkA, with translation MINPTSLVGGVAPLAQAQLQALADDVVQLVLLASLVLACAVVAGAVGGVYRWYARSQVPDGLSILAGISVAAIGLNTKAALGEAMTEAGDIVVDAVLLNVGTFLAATLVAFLAGRAGDRIARAVFDDAPDARDIVRAVGRQISVTLPQSIDDIPNHDRVPPETKTRLEGTSFGFPRRLTVEELRHRLVERLKSDYEVGHVDVDLTPDGTVEYLALGGRAAGIGPTLPPGQAAVAIRADPSSAASAGDLVQVWDPPEHVVTGELRDVAGDVATVALDDADADALDGETSYRLVTLPSQVRVDREFAALFRAAEETLAVLAVAEGSALVGRTVGSLPAAVVAVRAGDGAVTTLPDRSRTVGAGESLFVVARPDVLRKLESTDGVATPSPATTE, from the coding sequence GTGATCAACCCGACTTCGCTCGTCGGAGGGGTCGCTCCGCTCGCTCAGGCCCAGTTGCAGGCGCTCGCCGACGACGTCGTCCAGCTGGTCCTGCTCGCCAGTCTCGTCCTCGCCTGTGCGGTGGTCGCCGGTGCCGTCGGCGGCGTCTACCGCTGGTACGCCCGGTCGCAGGTGCCGGACGGTCTCTCGATACTCGCCGGAATCAGCGTCGCCGCCATCGGTCTGAACACGAAGGCTGCGCTCGGCGAGGCGATGACCGAAGCGGGGGATATCGTCGTCGATGCAGTGCTCCTCAACGTCGGGACGTTCCTCGCGGCGACGCTCGTCGCCTTCCTCGCTGGCCGGGCGGGCGACCGCATCGCTCGCGCGGTGTTCGACGACGCGCCCGACGCACGCGACATCGTCCGAGCCGTCGGCCGCCAGATATCGGTCACGCTCCCGCAGAGCATCGACGACATTCCCAACCACGACCGGGTACCCCCGGAGACGAAGACGCGCCTCGAAGGCACCTCGTTCGGCTTCCCGCGACGGCTCACCGTAGAGGAACTGCGCCACCGGCTGGTCGAGCGACTCAAGAGCGACTACGAGGTGGGCCACGTCGACGTCGACCTGACGCCCGACGGCACCGTGGAGTACCTCGCGCTCGGCGGCCGCGCGGCGGGCATCGGGCCGACGCTCCCGCCGGGACAGGCCGCCGTCGCGATTCGCGCCGACCCGTCGAGCGCGGCGAGCGCGGGCGACCTGGTCCAGGTGTGGGACCCGCCCGAACACGTCGTGACCGGCGAACTCCGGGACGTCGCGGGCGACGTGGCGACAGTCGCGCTGGACGACGCAGACGCCGACGCGCTCGACGGCGAGACGAGCTACCGGCTCGTCACGCTCCCGTCGCAGGTGCGGGTCGACCGCGAGTTCGCCGCGCTGTTCCGCGCGGCCGAGGAGACGCTGGCCGTCCTCGCCGTCGCCGAGGGGAGCGCGCTCGTCGGGCGCACTGTCGGGTCGCTCCCCGCCGCCGTCGTCGCCGTCCGGGCGGGCGACGGAGCCGTGACGACGCTCCCCGACCGGTCGCGGACCGTCGGCGCTGGCGAGTCGCTGTTCGTCGTCGCCCGGCCGGACGTCCTCCGGAAACTGGAGTCGACCGACGGCGTCGCGACGCCGTCGCCTGCGACGACTGAGTAG
- a CDS encoding TrkA C-terminal domain-containing protein, which translates to MAALPVELLVGLYLGLLTGVIPALISWVLGFTVRYFTGITIPGFAVVVLGLAVAGVQGGLLALSDASVLAGGERIAVAIVVIVMMTLYAHAKGDEMAATFPRRVSLRALRDRTLSSDLVERVGGDARVRVRGTVDDIEGYPPLGADLRARVADFATTLPADLPVGELETRFADRLRAEFDLAEVTVALDERGRASVAAAPPLSGLSKRVPDGMRAVSVDTLVPSGLAPGDEVRVRTGDGSVEATVLGVPLAPVPSDDHGTNGDDDTADATPDEATDESPPSTPRSVEAVGGEGRVTLAVARSDATTLLTAERPSLVVTARGERREFELLSLFRRAGRRVRRFAVGGDLAGASLADAGVRERYDVEVLAVRHDGRWQFAPEGETTLAAGDELYAVGTGSALTQFGEVVS; encoded by the coding sequence ATGGCAGCGCTCCCAGTCGAACTCCTCGTGGGTCTCTATCTCGGGCTGCTCACGGGCGTCATCCCGGCGCTCATCTCGTGGGTGCTCGGGTTCACCGTGCGCTACTTCACCGGCATCACCATCCCCGGCTTCGCGGTGGTGGTCCTCGGCCTCGCCGTCGCGGGCGTGCAGGGCGGGTTGCTCGCGCTCTCTGACGCGAGCGTGCTCGCCGGTGGCGAGCGCATCGCCGTCGCCATCGTCGTCATCGTGATGATGACCCTCTACGCCCACGCCAAGGGCGACGAGATGGCCGCGACGTTCCCGCGACGCGTCTCCCTCCGGGCGCTCCGCGACCGGACGCTCTCCTCGGACCTCGTCGAACGCGTCGGCGGCGACGCCCGCGTTCGGGTCCGCGGGACCGTCGACGACATCGAGGGCTACCCGCCGCTCGGTGCCGACCTCCGGGCGCGGGTGGCCGACTTCGCGACCACACTGCCCGCGGACCTCCCGGTCGGGGAACTGGAGACGCGGTTCGCCGACCGCCTGCGCGCCGAGTTCGACCTCGCGGAGGTCACCGTCGCGCTCGACGAACGCGGCCGGGCGAGCGTCGCCGCCGCGCCGCCGCTGTCGGGCCTCTCGAAGCGCGTCCCGGACGGGATGCGAGCCGTCAGCGTCGACACGCTCGTCCCCTCCGGGCTGGCACCGGGCGACGAGGTCCGCGTTCGGACCGGGGACGGGAGCGTCGAGGCGACGGTGCTCGGCGTCCCCCTCGCGCCGGTACCGTCGGACGACCACGGGACGAACGGAGACGACGATACGGCCGACGCGACGCCCGACGAAGCCACGGACGAGTCCCCACCCTCGACGCCTCGTTCGGTCGAGGCGGTCGGCGGCGAGGGTCGGGTGACGCTCGCCGTCGCCCGGAGCGACGCGACGACGCTGCTGACCGCGGAGCGACCGTCGCTCGTCGTCACCGCCCGCGGCGAGCGCCGCGAGTTCGAACTCCTCTCGCTGTTCCGTCGCGCCGGTCGGCGCGTCCGTCGATTCGCCGTGGGCGGGGACCTCGCTGGCGCGTCGCTCGCCGACGCGGGCGTCCGCGAGCGCTACGACGTGGAAGTGCTCGCGGTCCGCCACGACGGTCGCTGGCAGTTCGCTCCCGAGGGCGAGACCACGCTTGCGGCGGGCGACGAACTGTACGCCGTGGGGACCGGGTCGGCGCTCACCCAGTTCGGAGAGGTCGTGTCGTGA
- a CDS encoding NAD-binding protein produces the protein MADERGIGSRLFRVRFALLLVTVTAVISFVTGLAAIGLEALDLGVALAGVVPQAVKTTVAFTAVLTGFLLLVTAYLLRHRFEAGWYTALLLLPLSALQGVLLVSAYSVPLVVLSLAAIPGVYFNRSAFDRQDWLTTSQQAALGALVGSLAYGTAGAWFLREQFVRGAIDAPVDAFYFAVVTASTVGYGDVTPVPGSNVARLFTLTYLVVGIASFTAALGTLLGPAIEARFASALGTMTDSSLELLDDHVIVVGFSDLTEPIVSELDRQEIPFVVITRHPERASALRERDIDVYTGDPSSDEPLHAVGIERARALITATEDDAQDALAVLTARELNPDVRIVAAATDADNQRKLKRAGADTVISPAVLGGHLLALSASGSIDTEQIAARVLRE, from the coding sequence ATGGCCGACGAACGAGGGATCGGGTCACGGCTGTTCCGGGTCCGGTTCGCCCTGTTGCTGGTGACCGTCACCGCCGTCATCTCGTTCGTCACGGGACTGGCCGCCATCGGCCTGGAGGCTCTCGACCTGGGGGTGGCGCTCGCGGGTGTGGTCCCGCAGGCGGTGAAGACGACCGTCGCCTTCACAGCCGTCCTGACGGGGTTCCTCCTCCTCGTGACGGCGTACCTGCTCCGCCACCGGTTCGAGGCGGGCTGGTACACGGCGTTGCTGTTGCTCCCGCTGTCGGCACTGCAGGGCGTGTTGCTGGTGAGCGCGTACTCGGTACCGCTCGTCGTGCTCTCGCTCGCGGCGATTCCGGGCGTCTACTTCAACCGCTCGGCGTTCGACCGCCAGGACTGGCTGACGACGAGCCAGCAGGCCGCCCTGGGCGCTCTCGTCGGGAGCCTCGCCTACGGCACCGCCGGGGCCTGGTTCCTGCGCGAGCAGTTCGTACGGGGTGCCATCGACGCTCCCGTCGACGCGTTCTACTTCGCCGTCGTCACGGCGAGCACCGTCGGCTACGGCGACGTGACGCCCGTCCCGGGGTCGAACGTCGCCCGCCTGTTCACGCTCACGTACCTCGTCGTCGGCATCGCCAGTTTCACCGCCGCCCTCGGGACCCTGCTCGGTCCCGCCATCGAAGCCCGCTTCGCCAGCGCCCTCGGCACCATGACCGACTCATCACTCGAACTGCTGGACGACCACGTCATCGTGGTCGGCTTCAGCGACCTGACCGAACCCATCGTATCGGAACTCGACCGCCAGGAGATACCGTTCGTCGTCATCACGCGCCACCCCGAACGCGCCAGCGCGCTCCGGGAACGCGACATCGACGTCTACACCGGCGACCCGAGCAGCGACGAACCGCTCCACGCCGTCGGAATCGAGCGCGCTCGGGCGCTCATCACCGCCACCGAGGACGACGCACAGGACGCCCTCGCCGTGCTCACCGCGCGGGAGCTCAACCCGGACGTCCGCATCGTCGCGGCCGCGACGGACGCGGACAACCAGCGGAAACTGAAGCGCGCCGGTGCGGACACCGTCATCAGTCCGGCCGTCCTCGGCGGCCACCTGCTGGCGCTGTCGGCGTCGGGGAGTATCGACACCGAGCAGATCGCGGCGCGCGTGCTCCGGGAGTAG
- a CDS encoding HPP family protein → MRGEGVRDVLRRIHRRERRELRELRVWLETTRNLIHVSALVFVPLLLALVTGLSNAIAQFSFFLFPPLASGTYALFADPTGKHSSPVKFVVGLTLGAVCGLVAFHAGALFYPESQMSVHAGSAALAVFLTGAVTWALDVEVPPAFSSALLILVTNGAPGSRVLYVLSIALSSMVVAGAFVLWRREVYAERAQYLYQSTKGDDHVLVPMRGPHTDATAMLGARLAAAHDAGKVVLLDLVTDEAVADAERESAERGDETVATDGGQESDSEDPEQRVAARAATDLEARASAIRTRVGVPCEVVVASEGANPASTILRTAHDTNCDLIAASYETEGVSLSPYIRELFRGDVDVLVHRSCDGRTRWNHVMVPVRKAGDVAHEMLDFAARLSGRTGRVAVCHCIESEESRREAETMLRDLVETVSAAVETRISRSDIAQFLESNAPSYDLVIIGASQERSAASRFISRPTFERVRDLDADVVIVDRNFKY, encoded by the coding sequence ATGCGCGGCGAGGGGGTACGTGACGTCCTGCGGCGGATTCACCGCCGCGAGCGACGGGAGTTGCGCGAACTCCGGGTGTGGCTGGAGACGACCCGCAACCTCATCCACGTCTCCGCGCTCGTCTTCGTTCCGCTGTTGCTGGCGCTGGTCACCGGTCTGTCGAACGCCATCGCGCAGTTCTCGTTCTTCCTGTTCCCGCCGCTGGCGTCGGGGACGTACGCGCTGTTCGCCGACCCGACCGGGAAGCACTCCTCGCCGGTCAAGTTCGTCGTGGGGCTGACGCTCGGAGCCGTCTGCGGACTGGTCGCCTTCCACGCGGGAGCCCTGTTCTACCCGGAGAGTCAGATGTCCGTCCACGCCGGGAGCGCCGCCCTCGCGGTGTTCCTCACCGGGGCGGTGACGTGGGCGCTCGACGTCGAGGTGCCACCGGCGTTCTCCTCGGCACTGCTCATCCTCGTTACGAACGGCGCGCCGGGGTCGCGGGTGCTGTACGTGCTGAGTATCGCGCTCTCCTCGATGGTCGTCGCGGGCGCGTTCGTCCTCTGGCGACGGGAGGTGTACGCCGAACGCGCCCAGTACCTCTACCAGTCGACGAAGGGCGACGACCACGTCCTCGTCCCGATGCGCGGTCCACACACGGACGCGACGGCGATGCTCGGGGCGCGACTCGCGGCCGCCCACGACGCGGGGAAGGTCGTCCTGCTGGACCTCGTCACCGACGAGGCGGTGGCCGACGCCGAGCGAGAGTCGGCCGAGCGGGGCGACGAGACGGTCGCGACCGACGGCGGGCAGGAGAGCGACTCCGAGGACCCTGAACAGCGAGTCGCCGCCCGCGCCGCGACGGACCTCGAAGCGCGGGCCTCGGCGATTCGGACGCGGGTGGGCGTCCCCTGCGAGGTGGTCGTCGCCAGCGAGGGGGCGAACCCGGCGTCGACGATATTGCGGACCGCACACGACACCAACTGCGACCTCATCGCCGCGTCGTACGAGACCGAGGGCGTGTCGCTCTCGCCGTACATCCGCGAACTGTTCAGAGGCGACGTCGACGTCCTCGTCCACCGGTCGTGCGACGGCCGGACGCGGTGGAACCACGTGATGGTCCCCGTCCGGAAGGCGGGCGACGTCGCCCACGAGATGCTCGACTTCGCCGCTCGCCTCTCCGGTCGCACGGGCCGGGTCGCGGTCTGTCACTGCATCGAGAGCGAGGAGAGTCGCCGCGAGGCCGAGACGATGCTCCGAGACCTGGTCGAGACCGTCAGTGCGGCGGTCGAGACCCGCATCTCCCGGTCGGACATCGCGCAGTTCCTGGAGTCGAACGCCCCGAGTTACGACCTCGTCATCATCGGCGCGAGCCAGGAGCGCTCTGCAGCCTCCCGGTTCATCTCCCGCCCCACCTTCGAACGGGTCCGGGACCTCGACGCCGACGTCGTCATCGTCGACCGCAACTTCAAGTACTGA
- a CDS encoding nucleoside phosphorylase, translating to MAKQPHILAEEGDVNDIALIPGDPGRVDRIAGHCENVETVAENREYKLVNAEFEGRELTICSTGIGCPSAGIAVEELSRVGVETFIRVGTTGALQSDIEIGDMVVATGAAKNEGTSKRYESVEYPAVPDYDVLTSLVESAENNDEEVHVGPIASDDAFYAETDEYVTDWEDAGILSVEMEAATVFTLARRKGLRAGAICTVDGNLVEGTQKGETEGEELPEKAKNNVERAIDIALTATTEL from the coding sequence ATGGCCAAACAGCCCCACATCCTCGCCGAGGAGGGCGACGTGAACGATATCGCACTCATCCCCGGCGACCCGGGTCGCGTCGACCGCATCGCCGGCCACTGCGAGAACGTCGAGACCGTCGCCGAGAACCGCGAGTACAAACTCGTCAACGCCGAGTTCGAGGGGCGCGAACTGACCATCTGCTCGACCGGCATCGGCTGTCCCTCCGCGGGCATCGCGGTCGAAGAACTATCGCGCGTGGGCGTGGAGACGTTCATCCGCGTCGGGACGACCGGGGCGCTCCAGTCGGACATCGAGATCGGCGACATGGTCGTCGCCACGGGCGCGGCGAAGAACGAGGGGACGAGCAAGCGCTACGAGTCCGTCGAGTACCCCGCCGTCCCGGACTACGACGTCCTCACGTCGCTGGTCGAATCCGCCGAGAACAACGACGAGGAGGTCCACGTCGGCCCAATCGCCTCCGACGACGCGTTCTACGCCGAGACCGACGAGTACGTGACCGACTGGGAGGACGCGGGCATCCTCTCCGTCGAGATGGAGGCGGCGACCGTGTTCACCCTCGCCCGGCGGAAGGGCCTCCGTGCGGGTGCCATCTGCACCGTCGACGGTAACCTCGTCGAAGGGACCCAGAAGGGCGAGACGGAGGGCGAAGAGCTGCCCGAGAAGGCGAAGAACAACGTCGAACGCGCCATCGACATCGCGCTGACGGCGACTACCGAACTGTAG
- a CDS encoding HAD family hydrolase has protein sequence MTPTDRGYLFDLDETLVTYDPKPAGIFHGVCADYGLAASDDLLATFGEAIRERSASFHPDPFLAAMRDVVATHDLSVDPERLTAHLLRAEIAAMSVPDGVRETLATLAERHPVGVVTGGHGPVQRRKLDHAGLSSSVDLLVSPVETRAFKPDPALLRLAAETLPADRYVVVGDSVEGDLEPALELGFDVVLVGDEDDRATVCVDSPTELRRLRESFD, from the coding sequence GTGACCCCCACCGACCGAGGGTACCTGTTCGACCTCGACGAGACCCTCGTCACCTACGACCCGAAACCGGCGGGCATCTTCCACGGCGTCTGTGCCGACTACGGACTCGCCGCGAGCGACGACCTGCTGGCGACGTTCGGCGAGGCGATTCGCGAGCGCTCCGCGTCGTTCCACCCCGACCCGTTCCTCGCGGCGATGCGCGACGTCGTCGCGACGCACGACCTCTCGGTCGACCCGGAGCGACTCACCGCCCACCTCCTCCGGGCGGAGATAGCCGCGATGTCCGTCCCCGACGGTGTTCGCGAGACGCTAGCGACGCTCGCCGAGCGCCACCCGGTCGGCGTCGTGACCGGCGGTCACGGCCCGGTCCAGCGCCGGAAACTCGACCACGCGGGCCTGTCGTCGAGCGTCGACCTGCTCGTCTCACCCGTCGAGACGCGAGCGTTCAAACCGGACCCGGCGCTGCTCCGACTCGCGGCAGAGACGCTCCCCGCCGACCGGTACGTCGTCGTCGGCGACAGCGTGGAAGGCGACCTCGAACCGGCGCTCGAACTCGGGTTCGACGTGGTGCTCGTCGGCGACGAGGACGACCGAGCGACGGTCTGTGTCGACTCGCCCACGGAACTCAGACGGCTCCGGGAGTCGTTCGACTGA
- a CDS encoding DUF63 family protein — translation MFQLLPSGFALPDVQYLVVVAGLVAVAVLALALARPVVREGTVLALTPWMVVGAGLYALYQVDVIPDVVAPFFSSPIVYLTVFGLLGFVWGLSSLASGPELATMVIAVLGSGLLLAVVGIALVVGLTTTELHLLWPGLGLVVAVVLTMVAWVLLGQVAKDAQRTTGLAGLLVVFAHTLDGISTAVGVDQLGFGEQTPLSAVVISLGEGLPTEPLLGTAWLFVLLKITLALVVIALIAGYVEDEPTEGYLLLAAIAAVGLGPGAHNIILFSISPTQPAAESLVVTFEPLAAAVRPLVATHPFVLDGGLSFLR, via the coding sequence ATGTTCCAGCTCCTGCCGTCGGGATTCGCACTGCCCGACGTCCAGTATCTCGTCGTCGTCGCCGGGTTGGTGGCGGTCGCCGTTCTGGCGCTCGCGCTCGCGCGCCCGGTCGTCCGCGAGGGGACGGTGCTCGCGCTCACGCCGTGGATGGTCGTCGGGGCCGGTCTCTACGCGCTGTACCAGGTCGACGTGATTCCGGACGTCGTGGCACCGTTCTTCAGTTCGCCCATCGTCTACCTGACCGTCTTCGGACTGCTCGGGTTCGTCTGGGGGCTGTCGTCGCTCGCCAGTGGTCCCGAACTCGCCACGATGGTCATCGCCGTCCTCGGCAGTGGCCTGCTGCTGGCCGTCGTCGGCATCGCGCTGGTCGTCGGCCTCACGACGACCGAACTCCACCTCCTCTGGCCGGGGCTCGGCCTCGTCGTCGCCGTCGTCCTGACGATGGTCGCGTGGGTGCTGCTCGGCCAGGTCGCGAAGGATGCCCAACGGACCACCGGCCTGGCTGGCTTGCTCGTCGTGTTCGCCCACACTCTCGACGGCATCTCGACGGCCGTCGGCGTCGACCAGCTCGGGTTCGGCGAGCAGACGCCGCTGTCGGCGGTCGTCATCTCGCTGGGCGAGGGCCTCCCGACCGAACCGCTGCTCGGCACCGCGTGGCTGTTCGTCCTGCTCAAGATAACGCTCGCGCTGGTCGTCATCGCGCTCATCGCCGGATACGTCGAGGACGAACCGACCGAGGGCTACCTGCTGCTGGCGGCCATCGCCGCGGTCGGTCTCGGCCCCGGCGCGCACAACATCATCCTCTTCAGCATCTCGCCGACCCAGCCCGCCGCCGAATCGCTCGTCGTCACCTTCGAACCGCTGGCCGCGGCCGTCCGGCCGCTCGTCGCCACTCACCCGTTCGTGCTCGACGGCGGCCTCTCGTTCCTCCGATGA
- the deoC gene encoding deoxyribose-phosphate aldolase produces the protein MDYEEFAASIDHTVLGPETTLDDVRRVVDDAEEYGMNVCIPPCYVADIETDVTVATVVGFPHGQHATGAKHDEAERAWRDGTDELDMVVNVGRLKAGDDDAVRADIEEVVAATPCPVKVIVETALLTDDEKHRACRAAADADADMVKTSTGFAEGGATVEDVELMSEYLPVKASGGVGSYEEAMAMLDAGAVRIGASSGTEIAGGHPDA, from the coding sequence ATGGACTACGAGGAGTTCGCCGCCAGCATCGACCACACGGTCCTCGGCCCGGAGACGACCCTCGACGACGTCCGGCGGGTCGTCGACGATGCCGAGGAGTACGGCATGAACGTCTGTATCCCGCCGTGTTACGTCGCCGACATCGAGACGGACGTCACCGTCGCCACCGTCGTCGGGTTCCCCCACGGCCAGCACGCTACGGGCGCGAAACACGACGAGGCCGAACGCGCGTGGCGCGACGGGACCGACGAACTCGACATGGTCGTCAACGTCGGGCGACTGAAGGCCGGTGACGACGACGCCGTCCGGGCAGATATCGAGGAGGTCGTCGCCGCGACGCCCTGCCCGGTGAAGGTCATCGTCGAGACGGCGCTGCTGACCGACGACGAGAAACACCGCGCGTGTCGGGCCGCCGCGGACGCCGACGCCGATATGGTCAAGACCTCGACAGGCTTCGCGGAAGGAGGGGCGACCGTCGAGGACGTGGAACTGATGAGCGAGTACCTCCCGGTGAAGGCGTCGGGTGGCGTCGGGAGCTACGAGGAGGCGATGGCGATGCTCGACGCGGGTGCGGTCCGCATCGGCGCGTCGTCGGGCACGGAGATAGCGGGCGGGCACCCGGACGCGTAG